In a single window of the Olivibacter sp. SDN3 genome:
- a CDS encoding M23 family metallopeptidase: MRSNHLFFPWCICLTIFSVISCNNPITKNLFKGKYAHERYEEQLKAAGLGNTILFSHWQKAAKESLLQPQTITIPYQEKGFFTAENPQATGFVFDARQGEYLQVLIEKHSKDSVKLFIDLFQLIDDMSSERKHLISIDTLSDTLAYEIKTDGTYLLRIQPELLASISYNVKITAEPSLASPVASSARANFGSFFGDGRDAGVRKHEGVDIFAKRLTPVVAAASGRVSRVGTNNLGGKVVWLKPADRNITLYYAHLDSQLVTGGHEVSRGDTIGLMGNTGNAQTTAPHLHFGIYTANGAVDPMPFLKPDKSSPPKILVNNFSPGDTVRILTKPNRYALGIIQAAMKNSYRIVLPEGINTTIDQRQVSTLKSPLRTHKLKETQLLYHQPDSSAAHVSELLEGTVIDIFAESNSYYFIKKNDRSGWISK; the protein is encoded by the coding sequence ATGAGAAGTAATCACCTTTTTTTTCCGTGGTGTATTTGTCTAACAATATTTTCTGTGATTTCCTGCAACAACCCTATCACGAAAAATTTATTTAAAGGAAAATATGCACATGAACGTTATGAGGAACAATTGAAAGCGGCAGGATTAGGAAATACCATATTGTTTAGCCATTGGCAAAAGGCGGCAAAGGAGAGTCTATTGCAACCACAGACGATAACAATTCCTTATCAGGAGAAAGGGTTCTTTACCGCAGAAAATCCGCAGGCTACGGGTTTCGTTTTTGATGCAAGGCAGGGGGAGTATTTGCAGGTACTTATCGAGAAACATTCAAAAGACAGTGTAAAGCTCTTTATTGATTTATTTCAGCTTATTGATGATATGAGTTCAGAACGTAAGCATTTGATTTCCATTGATACGCTTTCGGATACGCTTGCATATGAAATTAAAACTGATGGAACCTATCTTTTACGTATACAACCTGAGCTTTTGGCAAGTATATCGTATAACGTAAAAATTACAGCGGAACCTTCGTTGGCATCTCCGGTAGCTTCTTCAGCCCGTGCTAACTTTGGTAGCTTTTTCGGTGATGGGAGAGATGCTGGTGTGAGAAAACACGAAGGTGTTGATATTTTCGCAAAACGATTAACACCAGTTGTAGCCGCTGCTTCAGGAAGAGTAAGTAGGGTAGGTACAAATAATTTAGGAGGGAAAGTGGTTTGGCTGAAACCTGCCGATAGGAATATAACGCTATATTATGCACATTTAGATTCACAATTGGTTACTGGTGGTCATGAGGTATCTAGAGGAGATACTATAGGTTTAATGGGTAATACCGGTAATGCGCAAACGACAGCTCCCCATTTACATTTTGGTATTTATACTGCTAATGGAGCCGTAGATCCCATGCCTTTTTTGAAGCCCGATAAATCTAGTCCTCCAAAGATTTTAGTCAATAACTTTTCGCCAGGAGATACCGTACGCATATTAACAAAGCCGAACAGGTATGCTCTTGGCATTATTCAGGCCGCCATGAAAAATAGTTACAGAATTGTATTGCCTGAAGGAATTAACACAACGATAGACCAACGACAGGTATCGACTTTAAAGTCTCCTTTACGTACCCATAAATTGAAAGAAACGCAATTGCTCTACCATCAACCAGATTCTTCGGCCGCGCATGTGAGTGAGTTATTGGAGGGAACGGTGATTGATATATTTGCTGAAAGTAATTCTTACTACTTTATAAAAAAAAATGACAGAAGCGGATGGATATCCAAATGA
- a CDS encoding GlxA family transcriptional regulator yields MKNISIVVPEGDVSLSNIEASFKIFSKINEAMEKQGRSKPFDVHLVGLTNQSTLSNGLFSVKPGKSIVDVDGTDLILIPAVHGEMKDVIAANQDFIPWILKQYKKGAEVASLCIGAFILASTGLLNGRKCTTHWLAAEEFKVMFPEVNLMPYKIITDENGVYTSGGAYSSLNLILYIVEKYVGRNMAIRSSKIFEIDIDRNSQSPFIIFQRQKDHFDELVKKAQDFIEGNFHDRITVDQLASMLSLGRRNFERRFKKATTNTVLEYIQRVKIEAAKMSFETSNDNVNEVMYNVGYSDTKSFRGTFKRLTGLSPVEYRNKYKKAKVI; encoded by the coding sequence ATGAAAAATATCTCGATAGTAGTTCCCGAAGGGGATGTAAGCTTAAGTAATATTGAAGCATCTTTTAAGATCTTCTCGAAGATTAATGAGGCAATGGAAAAACAGGGTAGGTCAAAGCCTTTTGACGTACATTTAGTGGGGTTAACAAATCAATCGACGTTGTCTAATGGTCTATTTAGTGTAAAACCTGGAAAATCAATTGTGGATGTTGATGGTACTGATCTGATATTGATACCCGCAGTTCATGGGGAAATGAAGGATGTAATTGCTGCAAATCAAGATTTTATACCGTGGATTCTTAAACAGTATAAAAAAGGGGCTGAGGTAGCGTCCTTATGCATTGGTGCCTTTATTCTGGCATCTACTGGATTATTGAATGGGAGAAAGTGCACGACGCACTGGTTAGCTGCAGAGGAGTTTAAAGTGATGTTTCCAGAAGTCAATTTAATGCCCTATAAAATTATTACAGATGAAAATGGTGTATATACGAGTGGGGGCGCCTATTCGTCATTAAATCTTATATTGTATATTGTAGAGAAATATGTAGGACGCAATATGGCCATTCGTTCGTCAAAAATCTTTGAGATTGATATTGATCGGAATAGTCAATCGCCTTTTATAATCTTCCAACGCCAAAAAGATCATTTTGATGAGTTGGTAAAAAAAGCCCAAGATTTTATAGAAGGTAACTTTCACGACAGAATAACTGTGGATCAATTAGCTTCGATGTTATCATTAGGGAGAAGAAACTTTGAAAGACGATTTAAAAAAGCGACGACAAACACCGTTTTGGAGTATATCCAACGTGTAAAAATTGAAGCCGCGAAAATGAGCTTTGAGACTTCCAATGACAATGTGAATGAAGTCATGTACAATGTAGGATACAGTGATACGAAATCTTTCCGTGGTACCTTCAAACGATTGACAGGATTATCACCAGTTGAATATAGAAATAAATACAAAAAAGCCAAGGTGATATAA
- a CDS encoding PLDc_N domain-containing protein: MEDQHENSSKTAIETDYSAHQDNPGPSKEAVEEKDDRSVGNTIKWVIVIAVITLVIAYFIFM, from the coding sequence ATGGAAGATCAGCATGAGAATAGCTCAAAAACCGCTATCGAAACGGACTATAGTGCTCATCAGGACAACCCCGGTCCATCGAAAGAGGCCGTAGAAGAAAAAGATGACCGTAGTGTAGGCAATACGATAAAATGGGTAATCGTAATAGCCGTAATAACATTAGTTATAGCTTATTTCATTTTCATGTAG
- a CDS encoding MgtC/SapB family protein, protein MEVNDLEWVLERRDMMSIFVSVICGCIIGLEREYNNKSAGFRTIILICLGSTIFTIVSQHGAGSDDRIAANIITGIGFIGAGVIFKDRLSVLGLTTAAVIWTTAAIGMAAGIGYHALAFTLTIITILILSLFMKIESLITLIHNRKLLNITFVNDDIRNLYTIEKFLINKQVKNKRVSLRKHDKILHVIIEITANNRQLHELEEEILVLPYVKSYS, encoded by the coding sequence ATGGAAGTGAATGACTTAGAATGGGTGTTAGAGCGCAGAGATATGATGAGTATTTTCGTCTCCGTGATCTGTGGATGCATTATAGGACTTGAACGCGAATACAATAATAAATCTGCGGGCTTTAGAACGATTATATTGATATGTTTGGGATCAACGATTTTTACAATCGTGTCACAACATGGTGCAGGGAGTGATGATCGTATCGCAGCAAATATAATTACCGGTATTGGTTTTATAGGTGCTGGAGTGATTTTTAAAGATAGATTGTCTGTTTTGGGGCTTACTACAGCAGCCGTGATTTGGACAACAGCAGCTATTGGTATGGCAGCGGGAATAGGTTATCATGCATTAGCATTTACGCTAACAATTATTACCATCCTGATTTTATCCTTATTCATGAAGATAGAATCTTTGATAACTTTGATACACAATCGTAAACTTTTAAACATCACATTTGTAAATGATGATATAAGAAATTTATATACGATAGAAAAATTTCTCATAAATAAGCAAGTGAAAAATAAAAGAGTGTCCCTTCGTAAACATGATAAGATATTACATGTTATTATTGAAATTACCGCCAATAATAGACAGCTTCACGAACTAGAAGAAGAAATTTTAGTATTACCGTATGTTAAGAGTTATAGCTAA
- a CDS encoding hemolysin family protein, translating into MEIIIIVILILLNGVFSMSEIALVSSKKFKLEVVSKKGDRGAERALYLAKNPNTFLSTVQIGITLIGILTGIYSGKSLTAILGRFLAEWDVIAAYADSLAVLLVVIAITYLTIVFGELIPKRFGLYFSEKIASSIALPMTIISKISLPLIWILTKTSDVFFKLFGIKDYQEQAVSEEEINAIIRESTKGGEVQPIEQLIVERVFALGDRRAAELMTHRIDLKWFDVNDDLKDVKEKIKQNTHSFYPVCDRSLDNILGVVSVKELFLQYLDGATFDLKKFVHKPLYVSEYTAAYRVLERLRSSKRRYAMVLDEYGDLQGLITISDVVDELIGNHVKAYDDYKIVQRSSDSWLADGQLPFFEFIEYFNLDDVQETAGFTTLGGLILDQLNHIPVVTDRVKWKGFNLEVIDMNGMRIDKILITRTS; encoded by the coding sequence ATGGAGATAATCATCATTGTAATACTCATTCTATTGAACGGCGTGTTTTCCATGAGTGAGATAGCTTTGGTATCATCAAAAAAATTCAAACTGGAGGTGGTTAGTAAAAAAGGTGATAGAGGTGCAGAAAGAGCGCTTTATCTGGCTAAAAATCCCAACACGTTTTTGTCGACAGTACAAATTGGAATTACACTTATCGGTATTTTAACTGGTATTTATAGTGGGAAGAGCCTTACTGCCATCCTCGGCCGATTTTTGGCAGAATGGGACGTTATAGCGGCCTATGCAGATTCGCTAGCTGTTCTTTTAGTAGTTATAGCTATAACTTATCTTACCATTGTCTTTGGTGAATTGATTCCTAAGCGATTCGGACTATATTTTTCCGAAAAAATAGCCTCTTCGATTGCTTTGCCGATGACTATCATATCAAAGATTTCACTCCCGTTGATTTGGATATTAACAAAAACCAGCGATGTTTTTTTTAAGTTGTTTGGAATAAAAGATTACCAGGAGCAAGCTGTTTCCGAAGAAGAAATCAATGCAATAATAAGAGAAAGTACGAAAGGAGGAGAGGTACAGCCTATTGAACAGTTGATAGTTGAACGGGTGTTTGCTTTGGGCGATCGACGTGCGGCTGAACTTATGACACACCGAATTGATCTTAAGTGGTTCGATGTAAACGACGACTTAAAAGATGTAAAGGAAAAAATCAAACAAAATACACATTCATTCTACCCAGTATGCGATCGTTCGTTGGATAACATATTGGGGGTAGTCTCGGTAAAAGAACTTTTTCTGCAATATTTAGATGGCGCCACATTTGACTTAAAAAAGTTTGTTCATAAACCGTTATATGTTTCAGAATATACCGCGGCCTACCGGGTGTTAGAGCGATTACGGTCGTCAAAAAGGCGTTATGCGATGGTATTAGACGAATATGGAGATCTACAGGGATTGATCACAATAAGCGATGTGGTAGATGAACTGATTGGAAATCATGTTAAAGCGTATGACGACTATAAAATTGTTCAACGGTCGTCAGATAGCTGGCTGGCTGACGGGCAACTTCCTTTTTTCGAGTTTATTGAATATTTTAATTTAGATGATGTTCAGGAAACAGCAGGTTTTACAACGCTAGGAGGTCTTATACTTGATCAATTGAACCATATACCTGTAGTAACTGATAGGGTTAAATGGAAGGGCTTTAATTTAGAGGTTATTGATATGAATGGTATGAGGATTGATAAAATTTTAATTACCCGAACCTCTTGA
- a CDS encoding CinA family protein yields the protein MSLELIVECSKLIADKGLTIAFAESATAGRACSLFSFTPYAGKVLKGGVVCYDASVKIGLLGIPAALIRRYTPESAEVTETMANALKKMMNADIYVAITGLTASGGSESPVKPVGTMFIHLLLENLTLSVSSVFSGTSEEIVDQTICKIASLLRDVLRK from the coding sequence ATGTCGTTAGAATTAATTGTTGAGTGCAGTAAGCTTATCGCAGATAAGGGCTTGACGATAGCCTTTGCAGAGAGTGCAACCGCCGGGAGGGCCTGTTCGCTGTTCTCGTTTACTCCTTATGCAGGAAAAGTACTGAAAGGTGGTGTTGTCTGCTATGACGCATCTGTAAAGATTGGCCTACTGGGCATCCCAGCAGCGCTTATCAGAAGGTATACACCAGAATCGGCCGAGGTGACAGAGACAATGGCAAACGCATTGAAAAAAATGATGAACGCAGATATCTATGTAGCAATAACAGGGTTAACTGCCAGTGGCGGGAGTGAGTCACCTGTAAAACCTGTTGGAACTATGTTTATACATTTGTTATTAGAAAATCTTACTTTATCTGTTAGTAGCGTGTTCTCTGGAACCAGTGAAGAGATTGTTGACCAAACTATCTGTAAAATTGCGAGTTTGTTGCGGGATGTTTTACGAAAATAG
- a CDS encoding YdeI/OmpD-associated family protein produces MEEVIINRQALLEKFAGKGGWTYISVPEITPNYRNQSGQVKINGSIDNYTLKNATLMPFGNGTLFLPINAAIRKTIKKSAGDTVNLKIFVRKAVNITKEAFVEVLADEPEALAYYNELASQEQQHYIDWINETKDENVKIERMAFVVNKIYDLYRHKK; encoded by the coding sequence ATGGAAGAGGTTATAATTAATCGCCAGGCACTATTGGAAAAATTTGCAGGAAAGGGTGGTTGGACATATATATCGGTGCCGGAAATAACACCAAATTATCGTAATCAATCAGGGCAGGTAAAAATAAATGGTTCTATAGATAACTATACCTTAAAAAATGCAACCTTAATGCCTTTTGGTAATGGTACACTCTTTCTTCCAATTAACGCTGCGATACGTAAAACGATTAAGAAATCAGCTGGCGATACTGTCAATTTAAAAATTTTTGTTAGAAAAGCTGTTAATATAACTAAAGAAGCATTCGTCGAAGTATTAGCAGACGAACCGGAGGCACTCGCCTATTATAATGAACTCGCTAGCCAAGAACAACAGCACTACATCGATTGGATAAATGAGACAAAAGATGAAAATGTGAAAATTGAACGCATGGCCTTTGTTGTAAATAAAATCTATGACTTATATCGGCATAAAAAATAA
- a CDS encoding VOC family protein, translating into MKKLSFSIVCIMLCSMANTFAQTDLITEKMKKMKLNAGIITDKLQETKDFYRSILNFGITFENDFYLLMHTPDQTSEISFLLPDHPSQQVLFQSKFEGRGVYFTIEVDNINEIYQEIKRKEVTIEIDLREEPWGDKHFAIRDPNGVGVDIVEYHPSSH; encoded by the coding sequence ATGAAAAAGTTATCGTTTTCTATCGTTTGCATCATGTTATGTAGCATGGCCAATACTTTTGCACAAACCGATTTAATCACTGAAAAAATGAAAAAAATGAAATTAAACGCAGGAATTATCACAGATAAGCTGCAAGAAACTAAAGATTTTTACCGCAGCATTTTAAATTTCGGTATCACTTTTGAAAATGACTTCTACTTGTTGATGCATACGCCTGACCAAACAAGTGAAATCAGTTTTTTGCTTCCCGATCATCCCAGCCAACAAGTGCTTTTCCAATCTAAATTTGAAGGCAGAGGAGTTTATTTTACTATTGAAGTTGATAATATAAATGAAATCTATCAAGAAATTAAGCGTAAAGAGGTAACCATAGAGATAGACTTACGTGAAGAGCCTTGGGGCGATAAGCATTTTGCAATAAGGGATCCAAATGGCGTAGGAGTAGATATTGTAGAATATCATCCCTCCTCACATTAA
- a CDS encoding helix-turn-helix domain-containing protein, giving the protein MASFLNFGSSFRPVQPTIDGHKDVTYLESPPTSYLANHIYCFWELKTKNCLGDAFAYKVVADGCIDLFFDIYSFPEIYIMGIASSYTEFLLPSTFHYIGIRFLPTVFPLLFQIDAHELTNRFELVNDVVPTLQIQLSEIISRQLHLHYKSNKAEAGAINTTNSIFEILKEAFNTFFTSLALAQNSLLDKRLFHAIKSIIDARGTLNIERDLDVALSSRQLRRLFSFYIGESPKTFSKIVRFQNILHAKPSLEDLRKNKLFFNAGYYDQAHFIKEFKNMYGLLPSKALK; this is encoded by the coding sequence ATGGCGAGTTTTCTAAATTTTGGTTCCTCATTTAGGCCTGTCCAACCAACTATCGATGGCCATAAAGACGTTACTTATTTAGAATCTCCACCTACGTCATATCTGGCAAACCATATCTATTGTTTTTGGGAACTGAAAACGAAAAATTGCTTAGGTGATGCTTTTGCCTACAAAGTTGTCGCAGATGGCTGTATTGATCTTTTTTTCGATATATATTCTTTCCCAGAAATATACATCATGGGAATAGCTAGTAGTTACACAGAGTTTCTGCTACCCTCTACATTCCACTATATAGGTATAAGATTTCTTCCCACGGTTTTTCCCTTGCTATTTCAAATCGATGCCCACGAGCTTACTAATCGCTTTGAGCTTGTCAACGATGTAGTGCCCACATTGCAAATACAATTATCTGAGATTATTTCACGGCAACTGCACCTACATTATAAATCTAATAAAGCTGAGGCAGGAGCAATAAACACTACAAACAGTATCTTTGAAATACTAAAGGAGGCATTTAATACTTTTTTCACGTCGCTAGCTTTAGCACAAAATTCGCTCTTAGATAAAAGACTATTTCATGCCATCAAATCCATTATAGATGCGCGGGGCACATTAAACATTGAAAGAGATCTAGATGTTGCGCTGAGCTCAAGGCAGCTCAGACGTTTATTTAGTTTCTATATTGGCGAGTCTCCTAAAACCTTCAGTAAGATTGTTCGTTTCCAGAATATCTTGCACGCAAAACCTTCATTAGAAGATCTAAGAAAAAATAAACTCTTTTTTAATGCCGGTTATTATGATCAAGCGCATTTCATTAAAGAGTTTAAAAATATGTACGGGCTCCTCCCGTCTAAAGCCTTAAAATAG
- a CDS encoding DoxX family protein codes for MFYNRPNLFFRKNGAWAPLFIRLIVGFHLIYGVHDNIIDQAAMGKFSAFLSTYNFPAPPIAAYISVYAQLICGILFVVGYYLRIAALLMIINFTVALLAVHISDSYTNMFPALFMLFSSFSLFFSGAGKFSADQLKRNSKRIGY; via the coding sequence ATGTTTTACAATAGGCCTAATCTTTTTTTTAGAAAAAATGGAGCATGGGCACCACTTTTCATAAGATTAATAGTAGGTTTCCACCTAATATATGGTGTTCATGATAATATTATCGATCAAGCGGCTATGGGCAAATTCAGCGCGTTCTTGAGTACCTATAACTTTCCTGCCCCTCCCATTGCAGCGTATATTTCCGTATATGCACAGCTTATCTGCGGCATCCTCTTTGTCGTTGGGTACTACCTGCGTATCGCAGCCCTACTAATGATTATCAATTTCACCGTAGCCCTTTTAGCTGTACATATCAGCGACAGCTATACAAATATGTTTCCCGCCCTATTCATGCTCTTTTCGTCCTTTTCTTTGTTCTTTAGTGGCGCTGGAAAATTCTCTGCAGACCAACTAAAAAGAAACAGCAAAAGGATCGGCTATTGA
- the ychF gene encoding redox-regulated ATPase YchF, with the protein MALQCGIVGLPNVGKSTLFNCLSNAKAQAANFPFCTIEPNVGVISVPDERLNNLAELVKPQRVVPNTIEIVDIAGLVKGASKGEGLGNQFLGNIRTTNAIIHVLRCFDNGNVIHVDGSVDPIRDKEIIDTELQLKDLDTVLKRIQKVEKMAKTGGDKDAKKTFDILSVVKSHLEAGKSARTAPISTEDFDYINDLSLLTIKPVLYVCNVDEASVVSGNAYVDRVKEAVKDEDAEVLVISAQIESEITQLDSYEERQLFLEDLGLNESGVHKLIRAAYKLLDLATYFTAGVQEVRAWTINKGFTAPQAAGVIHTDFEKGFIRAEVIKYNDFITYGSENACKEAGKLSVEGKTYVVEDGDIMHFRFNV; encoded by the coding sequence ATGGCACTACAATGCGGCATCGTTGGTTTACCCAACGTAGGAAAATCCACATTATTTAATTGTTTATCAAATGCGAAAGCACAAGCTGCAAACTTCCCGTTCTGTACAATAGAACCTAACGTAGGGGTTATTTCTGTGCCGGACGAACGGTTAAACAACCTAGCGGAGCTTGTAAAACCGCAGCGGGTAGTTCCGAATACTATCGAAATTGTTGACATTGCTGGTCTGGTAAAAGGGGCGAGCAAAGGCGAAGGACTGGGAAATCAATTCTTGGGTAACATACGAACGACAAATGCTATTATACACGTACTACGTTGTTTTGACAATGGCAATGTCATACATGTTGATGGCTCTGTAGATCCTATTAGAGATAAAGAAATTATAGACACAGAGTTACAATTAAAAGATTTAGACACTGTTCTCAAACGTATACAAAAGGTGGAAAAGATGGCTAAAACAGGTGGAGACAAAGATGCCAAAAAAACGTTTGACATTCTCTCCGTTGTAAAAAGTCATTTGGAAGCAGGTAAATCTGCCCGTACTGCTCCTATATCAACTGAAGATTTCGACTACATCAACGACCTCAGTTTATTGACAATCAAACCTGTATTATACGTTTGTAATGTCGACGAAGCATCTGTAGTGTCTGGAAATGCATATGTAGATCGTGTAAAGGAAGCGGTTAAAGATGAAGATGCGGAAGTTTTAGTGATATCTGCTCAGATTGAGTCGGAAATAACACAGCTTGACAGTTATGAAGAACGCCAACTGTTTTTAGAGGATTTGGGTTTAAACGAATCAGGTGTTCATAAACTCATCCGTGCGGCCTATAAGTTACTCGATCTTGCCACCTATTTTACCGCTGGCGTACAGGAAGTAAGAGCTTGGACAATAAATAAAGGTTTTACCGCGCCACAAGCTGCCGGTGTTATCCACACAGATTTTGAAAAGGGATTTATTCGTGCAGAAGTTATTAAATATAACGACTTCATAACGTATGGTTCTGAAAACGCATGTAAGGAAGCTGGAAAACTAAGTGTTGAGGGAAAAACGTATGTGGTGGAGGATGGAGACATTATGCACTTCAGGTTCAATGTTTAA
- a CDS encoding ROK family protein, with amino-acid sequence MEGRSDKHSALRLDILRHLYYKGALSINELSRLTGKSLPLITAVVNSLKIESFVINNQLAPSTGGRRALEYCLNKAAHKYIVAISIDQVVSCIALFDLHNEIIIGPSEQKINLCNSKESLSQLIAFLKAYIDGLAVAQEHILGIGMAMPGFVNAEQGINRTYYGLGENSISDYISERIGLPVYVDNDSSAIALAELNFGAARGMKDVMVVNVGWGIGLGMIVNGKLFRGHNGFAGEFSHVPLADSNNLCACGKKGCLEVDSSLLVLTRKAQEEMDRGVASKMTQMFTESGVLTGEVILKAANAGDQLAINLLSKAAFLIGKGIATLIHIMNPQGVVISGRGAIASKILLAPVQQAINEFCIPMLAEQCITIPSQLNKDAELLGAATLVMERIEKF; translated from the coding sequence GTGGAAGGTAGATCGGATAAACATAGCGCATTGAGGCTTGATATTTTGAGGCATCTGTATTATAAAGGTGCTTTATCTATCAATGAATTGAGTAGACTTACGGGTAAAAGTTTACCCTTGATTACTGCTGTGGTCAATAGCTTAAAAATAGAATCATTTGTAATCAACAATCAGCTAGCGCCTTCTACGGGTGGAAGGCGTGCCCTCGAGTATTGCTTGAATAAAGCAGCCCATAAATATATTGTGGCGATATCTATTGATCAGGTCGTTTCATGTATAGCCTTATTTGATCTTCATAATGAGATTATTATTGGTCCGAGTGAGCAGAAAATAAATCTCTGCAACTCTAAGGAATCATTGTCGCAATTAATAGCTTTTCTTAAAGCCTATATCGACGGACTTGCCGTGGCTCAGGAACACATTTTAGGTATTGGTATGGCTATGCCTGGTTTTGTGAATGCTGAACAAGGTATCAACCGAACCTATTACGGCTTGGGAGAGAACAGCATTTCTGATTATATCAGCGAGCGGATCGGGCTTCCAGTATACGTTGATAATGATTCTAGTGCTATTGCTTTAGCGGAGTTGAATTTTGGTGCAGCAAGAGGAATGAAGGATGTGATGGTAGTAAATGTTGGGTGGGGGATAGGCTTAGGAATGATTGTTAATGGGAAGCTTTTCAGAGGACATAACGGATTTGCAGGGGAATTTAGCCATGTCCCGCTGGCAGACAGTAATAATTTATGTGCATGCGGCAAAAAAGGATGTTTGGAAGTAGACTCTTCTTTATTAGTATTAACAAGGAAAGCTCAGGAGGAGATGGACCGTGGAGTAGCGTCGAAAATGACTCAAATGTTTACCGAATCTGGCGTGCTAACGGGAGAAGTAATTCTTAAAGCAGCAAATGCCGGAGACCAGCTAGCGATCAATTTGCTTTCAAAAGCAGCTTTTCTGATCGGCAAAGGTATAGCTACATTAATACATATTATGAATCCGCAAGGCGTAGTTATCAGCGGCCGAGGAGCTATAGCCTCTAAAATATTGTTAGCTCCTGTGCAGCAGGCTATTAATGAGTTTTGCATTCCAATGCTGGCCGAGCAGTGCATAACGATACCGTCTCAATTGAACAAAGATGCGGAATTGCTTGGGGCAGCTACTCTGGTCATGGAAAGGATCGAGAAGTTTTAA